One genomic segment of Synechocystis sp. LKSZ1 includes these proteins:
- a CDS encoding MSMEG_0572/Sll0783 family nitrogen starvation response protein — translation MAEVTAPAHQTGDFFVDYEEKVFPDVKAEPGEKALVTFHTVAFEGSIGFVNLLQATRLQRKGFETSVLLYGPGVTLGVQRGFPKLGDAAFPGHQNFNEQLTKFMAEGGKVYACRFALQALYGHGEPSLIPGIRPINPLDVLDLVLLHRKDGAFILDTWTL, via the coding sequence ATGGCTGAAGTGACTGCCCCAGCGCATCAAACTGGTGATTTCTTTGTTGATTACGAAGAAAAGGTTTTTCCCGATGTCAAAGCCGAACCGGGCGAAAAAGCCCTGGTGACGTTCCACACTGTTGCCTTTGAAGGCTCGATCGGCTTTGTCAATTTACTGCAAGCCACCCGACTACAGCGCAAGGGGTTTGAAACTTCAGTGCTGTTGTATGGCCCCGGCGTAACCTTGGGTGTGCAACGGGGATTTCCGAAACTCGGTGATGCCGCTTTTCCAGGACACCAAAACTTCAATGAACAATTGACCAAGTTTATGGCGGAAGGTGGCAAAGTCTATGCCTGTCGCTTCGCGCTGCAAGCCCTGTATGGTCACGGCGAACCCTCGTTGATTCCCGGCATTCGCCCGATTAATCCGCTGGATGTGCTGGATTTGGTCTTGCTGCATCGCAAGGATGGAGCCTTCATTCT